The following are encoded in a window of bacterium genomic DNA:
- a CDS encoding YeeE/YedE family protein — protein MQEQETKYWSPYVAGVVLGLVLLATFVIMGRGLGASGALMRVTTYAVDQVSPSAVDNNPYLAQYAGGTQNPLQDWLVFEIIGVIVGGLLSGMLAKRLRFKTDKGPNITVPFRLAFAFLGGGLMGFGARLAQGCTSGQALTGGATLALGSWAFMMTMFAAAYAIAYFVRKQWI, from the coding sequence ATGCAAGAACAAGAAACAAAATACTGGTCACCGTATGTCGCCGGCGTTGTGCTGGGATTGGTTTTGCTGGCGACGTTCGTGATCATGGGCCGCGGGTTGGGCGCCTCGGGCGCACTCATGCGCGTGACCACTTACGCGGTCGATCAGGTCAGTCCCAGCGCAGTGGACAACAATCCCTACCTGGCGCAGTATGCCGGCGGCACTCAGAATCCGCTGCAGGATTGGCTGGTGTTTGAAATCATCGGCGTGATCGTAGGCGGTCTGCTCTCCGGCATGCTGGCGAAGCGCCTGCGCTTCAAAACCGACAAGGGTCCGAACATCACCGTGCCGTTTCGTCTGGCTTTCGCCTTTCTCGGCGGCGGCTTGATGGGCTTCGGCGCGCGCTTGGCGCAAGGCTGCACCAGCGGCCAGGCCCTCACCGGCGGCGCCACACTCGCGCTCGGCAGTTGGGCCTTTATGATGACAATGTTCGCGGCGGCCTACGCCATTGCCTATTTCGTGCGCAAGCAGTGGATATAG